The Juglans microcarpa x Juglans regia isolate MS1-56 chromosome 2S, Jm3101_v1.0, whole genome shotgun sequence genome has a window encoding:
- the LOC121251548 gene encoding transcription factor MYB102-like, which yields MGRAPCCEKNGLKKGPWTPEEDHKLINHIQLHGPGNWRNLPKNAGLQRCGKSCRLRWTNYLRPDIKRGRFSFEEEETIIQLHSILGNKWSSIAARLPGRTDNEIKNYWNTHIRKRMLRMGIDPVTHAPRLDLLDLSSILSSSVCNPTILNVSNLLAGSQPLVNPEMLKLAAAILSLKQENLIPLARNLQENQIFNSLMQNQVQPLQPNQYQTPVLQEGLFSSEMSNQLVQANNLEGLCSKVATFGNCSVNSIPSDLNEDFVCHPNHGNCSSNPTVPDIQENSDFKSLYNSNQNFSFESVLSTPISSPTPMNSSSTFINSSTEDEKESYCSNLFKFEIPEGLDFDEFM from the exons ATGGGAAGAGCACCTTGTTGTGAGAAGAATGGGCTCAAGAAAGGTCCTTGGACTCCAGAGGAAGATCATAAGCTCATAAACCATATTCAGCTCCATGGTCCTGGCAACTGGAGAAACCTTCCAAAGAATGCTG GTTTGCAAAGATGTGGAAAGAGCTGTCGTTTGCGATGGACTAATTATTTGAGGCCTGATATCAAGAGGGGAAGATTCtcatttgaagaagaagagacaaTAATCCAATTGCACAGTATCTTAGGAAACAA aTGGTCATCCATAGCCGCTCGATTACCCGGAAGAACTGATAATGAAATCAAGAATTACTGGAACACCCACATCAGAAAAAGGATGCTAAGAATGGGAATTGATCCTGTGACTCATGCTCCTCGCCTCGATCTTCTTGATCTGTCCTCCATTCTAAGCTCATCTGTTTGCAACCCCACAATCCTCAATGTGTCAAACTTACTGGCCGGCTCTCAACCCCTTGTGAATCCAGAAATGTTAAAGCTAGCCGCCGCTATCTTGTCACTAAAACAGGAAAACCTAATACCCTTAGCAAGAAATCTTCAGGAAAACCAGATTTTCAATTCCTTAATGCAAAACCAAGTCCAACCATTACAGCCTAATCAGTATCAAACTCCAGTACTACAAGAAGGGTTGTTCTCATCGGAGATGTCAAACCAACTCGTGCAAGCCAATAATTTAGAAGGGTTATGTTCGAAGGTGGCAACTTTTGGTAATTGCTCAGTTAATTCGATACCTTCAGACTTGAATGAAGATTTTGTTTGCCACCCAAACCATGGGAATTGCAGCTCTAATCCTACGGTTCCTGATATACAAGAAAATTCAGATTTCAAGTCACTATACAATAGTAATCAGAATTTCAGCTTTGAGTCTGTTTTGTCAACACCAATATCAAGCCCTACTCCCATGAATTCATCTTCTACATTCATCAACAGCAGCACTGAAGATGAGAAAGAAAGCTACTGCAGCAACTTGTTTAAGTTCGAAATTCCAGAGGGCTTGGACTTCGATGAATTCATGTaa